Below is a genomic region from Brassica oleracea var. oleracea cultivar TO1000 chromosome C9, BOL, whole genome shotgun sequence.
CATGTATCTATAAAGAATCTCATTTCGTGGATATAATCTTTGAATTTTGTGTTGCTGTAATGTATGTTCTTTAAGAAATAAATATGTTCTTTAAGAAATAAATATTAGAATGGTCAACTAATTGTACATATTTACCTTCATTTGGTTATAGAGATAAGAATTAATAGATTTTAAACCATACTTGGAATTAGGTAGGGAATGTACATACATTTGAAGTGTAGATAAATGGACGTTTAACTCAAGTTTAGAGAAACACACAAAAAAAAAATCAACTTGACTTTTCCTAAGTTGTGTCGTTAAAAGAGCTAAAACTTTTGCTTTAACAAATGAAATTTCTAATTTGTCTTTTGGCTCTATCATTTTGGAATTTGACGGCTAGTTCATCACGTATCTCTCCTCATGGTTTAGAACACAAGCAACCAAAAAATGTCAACATTGATATAGAAAAGACAGTGGTGGTTGGTCAGAGTGGTGCAACTCACTTCAAAACCATCCAAGCAGCCATCCACTCCGTTCCCTCTGGTAACAATAAATGGATCAAGATTCAGCTTCAAAACGGAATCTACTTGTAAGCTCTCATCTTCACTCTTTCTTATCTTATCACATGTAGTTTAATTATGAGATGCATTACACCCAGTGTACGTGTGTTTATATGCAGCGAAAAGATAGTGATTCCGATGGAGAAAGAAAAGATAATATTGCAGGGAAACAACCCATTGGAAGTGATAGTTCAATATAATGATGCAGGACAAGCCAGTTCGAGTGGTCCGATGATCGTTAACGCCGAGTACTTCGTTGCAATCAATGTCACATTCAAGGTCAGGGTTTATATATATAGTTGCTATCAAAATCCATGTTTTAGGATACTGACTAATTCAACTCTGTTAATTATTTTCGTTCATAAGCTATCTTCAACTAGATTTGTATGTCTAAAGCCCGTGAATAACTTTTGCAGCAGTGATTTTTTTTTTTCCAAATTGACGGATGGTGTACTTTAACCTCGTTTCATTTTTTTATGGAGATTATTTGGATTAATTTTCATACGTGCGGATATCATATGAAAAAAACTATTGTCTAATATTGTGAAACTGGCGTCTTGGTTGTGCAGAATTCTTATAACAATATAGCATCAGTAGTACCATATAAAAAGATAAAGGTAGCTCCATCAATTGTACTAACGGCGGACAAGGCGTGGTTCTATGGCTGCAGCTTCATCAGTGTTCAAGACACACTCGCTGACTTAGTCGGCCGTCACTACTTCAAAAACTGTTACATCGAAGGAGCCATTGATTTTATATGGGGAGGAGGCCAATCTATATACGAAGTAATTTCATATATACCTTTCATAAATTTTGGTTGCGTGTAGAGATGTTTTGAATATTGTCTTACAGAAAATTATCCCATACCGGCCCACAATAGCCAAATGGATTAATATATGAAAATGTTTATTTGTTTGTCGATGCAGAAGTGCGTGATATACGTTAAAGGAATGATAAACGTTAAAGGAATGCCAAACGATGAAATGGTGAAAAGCGGAGAAATGTTACCGGGATTCATAACTGCGCAAGGGAGGCAAAGCGAGCAAGACACAAGTGGATTTGTGTTCAAATTCTGCACGATTAAAGGAGATGGTACGGCGGCCTTGGGAAGAGCTTACCGAGGCTACTCTAGAGTTGTCTTTTACGCAACCAACATGTCTAATGTTATTGTTCCCCAAGGATGGGACGCCTGGCATTATAAAGGCCAAGAGTACGTATGCTTCTTATCTTTTACTATGTATACAATGTGCTTTTGTTACATATTTGGCAAACGTATAATGATGATTAATCATGGAATTACAAACAAATAAAATCAGGGATAAAATTACATTTGCGGAGGTAAGCTGCACGGGAGAAGGAGCGAATAAGCAAGGAAGAGTTGGATGGGAGAAGAATCTTTCTCATATAGATATTGCTTTTCTTATCAACATTAAAACTTTCATTGCTGAAGATGGTTGGATGACTACTCTTCCTTCTTCTTTCTGAAAGAGTGTTAAATTTGTTAGCAAAAAAATAGTTTTTACATTTGCCTTGTATCTAAATTTGTTTTGTAAACATCCATCATAACTATTTCTTCATCACGATCTTCATCTTGTTTCAACCCATCTAACCAGCCCCCTCTATAGACATGGCCATATATTCCCTTGAACATAGCAAACCTATTGTGAATCCGTTTGTCCACCAATCGGATCAGTTGAGAACTAGGTGTAGCGGCTTTTCCAGCTCCAGGATACCAAAGTACTGCTCTCTTTCACTGACCAGCACGAGTTTTTCCGTATCAAGAATCTGTTCACCCATTGAACCCATAATGACGTCTTCGACGACAGAATTTTCCAGACTAGTTTCAGGCTAGAAACTGTATTCGCTTCAGCAAGTGATATCAACCCCAAGCCGCCCTCTTCTTTCGGTTTACAACCGTCTTTCCACGCTACCTTTGCCATTTTTGTGCTCAGTTCCGGTCCTGACGATAGGAAAGCAGAGAAAAGGCTGTCTATATCTCTTATACATTTCTTTGGTAATAGGAAAGCCGAAATCCAGAAAATGTTAAAGTGTGGATGACCGAGCTTATAGAATCTCGCATAACATGAACTGATACGAGTCCTGATTTTATAGTAATGACTGTCATTTGTTTTGTCATGACCGGAAGCGAGCCTGCTGCGAAAGAAAACTGTTCCAGCATTGTTTGCTTATCTGAAGCACCCACCCCAGCGATATAACGTAAATTTATGAGAATTAATGAGTTTTTGAGAATTATTTGAGAGATTTTGGTGAAGAACCAAGAGAGATATGTGAGGGAATCCAAAAGAGAGAGATAAGAATATTTGAGAAACATTTTTACTTAGATTGATTTAGTGTATACAATAGTTACATAAATAGATCTATCAAGGAGAATAAGACAATGAGAATGAATAAACAAATGGAGATGAATAAACTAATGAAGACCAGATCTGAAGAAGTCACTTTCCGATAGTGACAACTCTCTTCTCTCTTCCTTTCTTAGCATATCATGTGACTTTGGCTTGTTTCCACACTCCAACAGCTATATCCAGTTGCCTCCACTTGTTTAAATTCGTCCAAGGCTTCAGGAAAGATATTTAAATCAGTCTCACACCTTTCCTTGCTTCAGTTTTTCTGTCCATGATTTCCTGTCCATGATAACCTGTCCATGATTTCATGTCCATGATTTCCTGTCCATGATTTCTTGTCCATGATTTCTTGTCCATGATAACCTGTCCATGATTTCATGTCCATGATTTCCTGTCCATGATTTCCTGTCCATGATCTCCTGTCCATGATAATCAGGTTCTTCATGTCTTTACTCTTGCTTTTTATTCTCTTCATGTCAACACTCCCCCTCAAACTTGACCATAGGGACTTGGTCAAGCTTGGAAACCATGAAGCATTCCCTCATTAAAACCTTTACTTGAAAAAACCACTTGGGATAAAAACCAAACAAAGGAAAAAGAGTAGAACACTTCGTGGCAAGAGGATCAGTGACAAGAGAGGTCTATGTGTCCAAGCTTAGGATGAATGAACTCACAAACCTTGCTGCTAGCTGCCTTAGTGAATATGTCAGCTAGTTGATCTTCACTTCTTGTGTAGCATGAAAGAATCACTTGCTGTTCTACTGCCTATCTCACCTTGTGGCAGTCCACTTCTATGTGTTTTGTCCTCTCATGAAAGACTGAGTTGGATGCAATGTGTTTTGCTGCCTGGTTGTCACAATGCATAGTCATTGGTGTGTTGATCTCAATACCCAAGTCCCTTAGCAGTCCCTT
It encodes:
- the LOC106316676 gene encoding putative pectinesterase 10 → MKFLICLLALSFWNLTASSSRISPHGLEHKQPKNVNIDIEKTVVVGQSGATHFKTIQAAIHSVPSGNNKWIKIQLQNGIYFEKIVIPMEKEKIILQGNNPLEVIVQYNDAGQASSSGPMIVNAEYFVAINVTFKNSYNNIASVVPYKKIKVAPSIVLTADKAWFYGCSFISVQDTLADLVGRHYFKNCYIEGAIDFIWGGGQSIYEKCVIYVKGMINVKGMPNDEMVKSGEMLPGFITAQGRQSEQDTSGFVFKFCTIKGDGTAALGRAYRGYSRVVFYATNMSNVIVPQGWDAWHYKGQEDKITFAEVSCTGEGANKQGRVGWEKNLSHIDIAFLINIKTFIAEDGWMTTLPSSF